In the Primulina eburnea isolate SZY01 unplaced genomic scaffold, ASM2296580v1 ctg739_ERROPOS11973397, whole genome shotgun sequence genome, one interval contains:
- the LOC140822223 gene encoding uncharacterized protein, translating to MDKVRCMLNESGLPNNFWAEAASTACYLINRSPSSAIEFLVPEMKWSTVKPEYEHIRTFGCVVYVHVNQGKLNPRAKKRIFLGYPSGVKGYKKNASSKQAEQGLQNQVNSQNLDGNSQAELAGSRDSEGSIDSRPKNIHDIFQNQAQPDPHTNDQEVQGDEEAQSDGDNTQGLDGYVLSRDRIRRQIRVPPRFVNADFIAFALNVADLLELEEPTSYNEAKLSKDWPKWKKAMNEEIESLDKNCTWILVDRPIRKKVIGC from the exons ATGGACAAAGTAAGATGCATGTTAAATGAGAGTGGTTTACCAAATAATTTTTGGGCAGAAGCTGCCTCAACAGCTTGCTACCTAATAAAtaggtctccatcttctgccaTAGAGTTCCTTGTTCCCGAGATGAAATGGTCTACTGTAAAACCTGAGTATGAACACATTAGAACCTTTGGCTGCGTAGTATATGTTCATGTTAACCAAGGTAAACTAAATCCAAGAGCTAAAAAGAGAATCTTCCTTGGATATCCTAGTGGTGTTAAAGGTTACAAA AAAAATGCCAGCTCTAAACAAGCTGAACAAGGTTTACAAAACCAGGTGAACTCTCAAAATTTGGATGGAAACTCTCAAGCAGAACTTGCAGGTAGTCGAGATTCTGAAGGAAGTATTGATTCTCGGCCTAAAAACATCCATGACATATTTCAAAACCAAGCTCAACCAGATCCTCACACCAATGATCAAGAAGTTCAGGGTGATGAAGAAGCTCAGAGTGATGGTGATAATACTCAAGGACTTGATGGCTATGTTCTGTCCAGAGATCGAATTAGAAGACAGATAAGAGTGCCTCCAAGGTTTGTAAATGCAGATTTCATTGCATTTGCTTTGAACGTGGCGGATTTACTTGAACTTGAGGAACCAACAAGCTATAATGAAGCAAAATTAAGCAAGGACTGGCCTAAGTGGAAGAAAGCCATGAATGAGGAAATCGAGTCATTGGATAAAAACTGCACCTGGATCCTTGTTGATAGGCCAATAAGAAAAAAGGTCATTGGTTGTTAG
- the LOC140821916 gene encoding E3 ubiquitin-protein ligase ATL4-like, producing MNSPFSSPPPPSLAVVYDGSATPDTVITQIPNRQDVLNRDASPSSSYGPSSSSMVIVIIIIAFAIIVSASIYALLRLLSKRFHRSSRTFSAPDDVVLRHDASVQISGRQCHVEGNGLLDSMPLFTFRSVTGSTLTGGDCAVCLSKFEPHDQLRLLPLCCHAFHADCIDTWIVSNQTCPLCRSTVLPSDADVLDKIASSENRDMDSFRNASGNGDNFRIEIGSISRRRGAAESGDGAQRSYSLGSFEYIVEDGFAISMGSTTHRRGISDCTSVENEAPIGIPVTESPRNALAGEVAGGGRNWLRQYVDRLASVSISSRAMSFRSSGRLFSGSSRRSETVIAADELEANRAGEEISELFRWISGV from the coding sequence ATGAACTCACCATTTTCATCGCCGCCGCCGCCTTCACTCGCCGTCGTCTACGACGGCTCAGCCACTCCGGACACTGTTATCACACAAATACCGAATCGACAAGACGTATTAAACAGGGACGCGTCGCCATCTTCATCCTACGGCCCTTCATCATCATCAATGGTGATAGTTATTATAATCATCGCCTTCGCCATTATCGTTTCCGCTTCCATTTACGCCCTCCTCCGCTTGCTCTCCAAGCGCTTCCACCGCTCGTCCCGAACATTTTCGGCCCCGGACGATGTCGTTCTTCGGCATGATGCATCTGTCCAGATTTCCGGCCGTCAATGCCACGTGGAGGGGAATGGTTTGCTCGATTCCATGCCGCTGTTCACCTTCCGCTCAGTCACTGGCAGTACACTCACCGGAGGCGATTGCGCTGTCTGTTTATCGAAGTTTGAGCCGCATGATCAACTGCGGTTGCTGCCGCTCTGCTGCCACGCGTTTCATGCCGATTGCATTGACACGTGGATCGTCTCCAATCAAACGTGCCCACTCTGTAGGTCCACCGTGCTCCCCTCCGACGCTGATGTGCTGGATAAAATCGCTTCCTCCGAAAATCGCGACATGGACAGCTTCAGGAATGCGAGCGGAAACGGTGACAATTTCCGGATTGAGATCGGGAGCATCAGCCGCCGTCGCGGAGCTGCGGAAAGCGGCGATGGAGCGCAGCGGTCATACTCGTTAGGTTCCTTCGAGTATATCGTTGAAGACGGATTCGCGATCTCCATGGGGTCCACCACTCATCGTAGAGGGATTTCTGACTGTACATCGGTCGAAAACGAAGCTCCTATTGGAATCCCGGTGACAGAGTCACCGAGGAACGCTTTGGCCGGAGAGGTCGCCGGCGGTGGAAGGAACTGGCTGAGACAGTACGTTGACAGACTTGCTTCGGTTTCGATTTCCTCTCGTGCAATGTCGTTCAGGAGCTCCGGAAGATTATTCTCCGGCAGCAGCCGTCGCAGCGAGACCGTAATCGCGGCCGATGAACTGGAAGCGAACCGTGCCGGAGAAGAAATCAGTGAACTATTTAGGTGGATTTCCGGGGTTTAA